The following coding sequences are from one Nicotiana tomentosiformis chromosome 3, ASM39032v3, whole genome shotgun sequence window:
- the LOC138907990 gene encoding uncharacterized protein — MVRIRVAVPDDVTPRVDAVMVRGKGRRGACAATREPTRAAAGELPVVPVGGASAGGACYYPQTSGDFSTVPEHVWYIGSGGVISVCTSYFTDLGRCPDSRRPYSRAASSHWSGSSGLASESAQGFLEECHSILRTMDIVETSEVAFTMFHLKEAAHQWWRAYEFGIPTDATSLTWVQFSEIFLRKFVPQSLRDAWRVEFEQLRLGTMSVLGYAVRFNDLARHAPALVASVRG, encoded by the exons atggtgaggatacGAGTTGCGGTTCCTGATGATGTTACCCCCAGAGTAGATGCCGTTATGGTCAGAGGCAAAGGTCGACGAGGAGCATGTGCCGCAACTAGGgaacctaccagagcagcagctgGGGAGctaccagtagttccagttgggggggCAAGTGCCGGAGGCGCCTGCTattacccccagacttcaggagactttagcacagttcctgagcatgtttggtatattggctcaggcggggttatTTCTGtttgcaccagttacttcacagaCCTGGGGAGGtgcccagactcccgccgcccatactccagagcagcgagttcacattggtcaggttccag cggtttggcttcagagagtgcacagggttttctggaggagtgccatAGCATCCTCCGCACTATGGATATTGTTGAGACGAGtgaggttgcttttactatgttccatCTTAAGGAAGCAGCtcatcagtggtggcgggcatatgagtttgGTATCCCGACCGatgcaacttcacttacatgggttcagttttcagagatatttttgagaaagtttgtacctcagtcccttcgggatgcatggcgcgtggagtttgagcagttgcgtctgGGCACTATGTCAGTATTAGGGTATGCCGTCAGATTCaatgatttggccaggcatgcacctgccttggtcgcttcagttagagggtga
- the LOC104086233 gene encoding ATP-dependent 6-phosphofructokinase 4, chloroplastic produces the protein MELSFSNASSLRFLQTDSVPLHYCSIPGSFHTFSNSYLASKSISLRRPLIWRQPRSVRLRAESVSPTESNGSVDKHVDDDFIIEDVPHLTDFLPHLPSYPNPLKRSQAYAIVKETFVNPEDVVAKDIIVQKDSPRGVHFRRAGPREKVFFTPEEVRACIVTCGGLCPGINTVIREIVCGLKNMYGVDDVIGIQGGYRGFYSKNTLNLTTKVVTDIHKRGGTFLQTSRGGHDTKKIVDNIQDRGINQVYIIGGDGTQKGAAAIYKEVEKRGIKVAVAGIPKTIDNDIAVIDKSFGFDTAVEEAQRAINAAHVEAESMENGVGIVKLMGRYSGFIAMLATLGNRDVDCCLIPESPFFLEGPGGLYEYVEQRLKENGHVLIVLAEGAGQEYVAQSMQAFQEKDASGNRLLLDVGLWLTQHIKDHFTNIRKMTINMKYIDPTYMIRAIPSNASDNIYCTLLAQSAVHGAMAGFTGFTVGPVNSRHAYIPIDRVTETTNTVNLTGRMWARLLASTNQPSFIQHSQAERERVDRQTIDAIHNMIINST, from the exons ATGGAACTCTCTTTCTCCAACGCTTCTTCACTTCGTTTTCTTCAAACTGATTCTGTTCCACTCCATTATTGCTCAATACCTGGATCCTTCCATACCTTTTCAAACTCATATTTggcatcaaaatctatttctctACGGAGACCGTTGATTTGGCGGCAACCTCGTTCAGTTAGACTCAGAGCTGAAAGTGTAAGCCCTACCGAGAGCAATGGCAGTGTTGATAAACATGTCGATGACGATTTTATCATAGAGGATGTTCCTCACTTAACCGATTTTCTCCCTCATTTACCG TCATATCCAAATCCATTGAAAAGGAGCCAAGCTTACGCTATTGTCAA GGAAACTTTTGTTAATCCAGAAGATGTGGTGGCAAAAGAT ATCATTGTTCAGAAGGACAGCCCCAGAGGAGTACATTTTCGGCGTGCAGGACCTCGAGAAAAG GTTTTCTTTACACCAGAAGAAGTCCGTGCTTGTATTGTGACATGTGGTGGTTTATGCCCAGGAATCAATACAGTGATTCGTGAAATTGTATGTGGCTTAAAGAATATGTATGGAGTTGATGATGTAATTGGAATTCAG GGAGGTTACAGAGGGTTCTACTCAAAAAATACCCTGAACTTGACAACAAAAGTTGTCACTGATATTCATAAACGTGGTGGCACCTTTCTTCAAACATCTAGAGGAGGTCATGATACTAAAAAGATTGTTGACAACATTCAAGACCGTGGAATAAATCAG GTATACATAATTGGAGGGGATGGAACTCAAAAAGGGGCTGCTGCAATCTACAAG GAAGTTGAAAAGCGTGGTATTAAAGTAGCTGTTGCTGGGATTCCCAAGACAATTGATAATGATATCGCA GTGATAGACAAATCTTTTGGCTTTGATACTGCGGTTGAGGAAGCTCAGAGGGCCATTAATGCTGCACATGTAGAGGCAGAAAGCATGGAGAATGGAGTTGGTATAGTAAAGCTTATGGGAAGATACAGCG GATTCATTGCAATGCTTGCAACTTTGGGTAACCGTGATGTG GACTGTTGCTTGATCCCAGAGTCCCCATTTTTTTTAGAAGGTCCAGGCGGGCTCTATGAATATGTGGAACAGCGGCTCAAAGAGAATGGGCATGTGTTAATTGTATTGGCAGAAGGTGCTGGGCAGGAATATGTTGCTCAAAGTATGCAAGCATTTCAAGAGAAAGATGCATCAGGAAACAGGCTACTCTTAGATGTCGGTCTTTGGTTAACACAACATATTAAG GATCATTTCACAAATATCCGGAAGATGACAATAAATATGAAATACATAG ACCCTACTTACATGATTCGAGCAATTCCAAGCAACGCATCAGATAACATCTACTGTACACTTCTTGCACAAAGTGCTGTCCATGGAGCGATGGCTGGATTCACAGGCTTCACTGTTGGACCTGTAAACAGCAGACATGCTTATATTCCAATTGAC CGTGTTACTGAAACTACAAACACTGTGAACTTGACAGGCAGGATGTGGGCACGCCTTCTTGCCTCCACTAATCAACCAAGTTTCATTCAACACTCTCAggctgagagagagagagttgaTAGACAGACTATTGATGCAATTCACAATATGATCATTAACTCTACATAG
- the LOC104086234 gene encoding lipid droplet phospholipase 1-like isoform X2: MENGEVDNRGVSSSETVNGGEDVFSSKESDASTADHLVMMVHGILGSASDWKFGAEQFVRNLPDKVFVHCNERNMAKLTLDGVDVMGERLAEEVLEVIKRKPGLKKISFVAHSVGGVVARYAIGKLYRPPRMENVKKFSADASEEGSKGTIADLEPINFITVASPHLGSRGNKQVPFLFGVTAFEKAAGLVVHWIFKRTGRHLFLNEDEGKTPLLRRMVEDDGELHFMSALGSFKRRVAYSNVGYDHIVGWRTSSIRRNTELPKWEDSLNEKYPHIVYEEHCKACDSEQSESVVKEDDCFDKLEEELVTGLSRVSWEKVDVSFHSSRLRFAAHSVIQVKDQYMHAEGADVIQHMIDNFLL, translated from the exons ATGGAGAACGGAGAAGTAGACAACAGAGGAGTTAGCTCGTCGGAAACCGTCAACGGCGGCGAAGATGTATTTAGTTCTAAAGAATCCGATGCTTCCACCGCCGATCATCTTGTTATGATGGTCCACGGTATTCTCGGAAG TGCCTCGGACTGGAAGTTTGGTGCTGAGCAGTTTGTTCGGAATCTTCCTGACAAAGTTTTTGTTCATTGTAA TGAACGCAATATGGCTAAACTAACATTGGATGGAGTGGATGTAATGGGCGAGCGGTTGGCTGAGGAG GTTCTTGAAGTGATCAAAAGAAAGCCAGGTTTGAAGAAAATTTCTTTTGTTGCACATTCTGTTGGAGGAGTAGTGGCAAGATATGCAATTGGGAAATTATATAGACCTCCAAGAATGGAGAATGTGAAGAAGTTCTCAGCCGATGCCAGTGAAGAAGGGTCAAAGGGCACAATAGCGGACCTGGAACCAATAAATTTTATCACTGTCGCATCACCTCATCTGGGTTCAAGGGGTAACAAGCAg GTGCCATTTCTTTTTGGTGTAACTGCCTTTGAGAAAGCTGCCGGTCTTGTTGTTCATTGGATATTCAAGAGAACTGGTCGACACCTTTTTCTTAATGAAGATGAAGGAAAGACTCCATTACTGAGGCGGATGGTGGAAGATGATGGTGAATTACACTTTAT GTCTGCGTTGGGTTCATTCAAGCGAAGGGTCGCATATTCAAATGTTGGTTATGATC ATATTGTAGGTTGGAGAACATCATCAATTAGACGTAATACTGAACTGCCCAAG TGGGAGGACTCCTTAAATGAAAAGTATCCTCACATTGTGTATGAAGAACATTGCAAGGCGTGCGATAGTGAGCAGAGTGAATCTGTTGTAAAGGAAGATGATTGTTTTGACAAGCTAGAAG AGGAATTGGTGACTGGTTTGTCTCGGGTGTCTTGGGAGAAAGTAGATGTCAGCTTTCACAGCAGCAGGCTCAGATTTGCTGCACATAGTGTTATTCAG GTGAAAGATCAATACATGCATGCAGAAGGTGCTGATGTTATACAACATATGATAGATAATTTTCTTCTATAG
- the LOC104086234 gene encoding lipid droplet phospholipase 1-like isoform X1, with protein MENGEVDNRGVSSSETVNGGEDVFSSKESDASTADHLVMMVHGILGSASDWKFGAEQFVRNLPDKVFVHCSERNMAKLTLDGVDVMGERLAEEVLEVIKRKPGLKKISFVAHSVGGVVARYAIGKLYRPPRMENVKKFSADASEEGSKGTIADLEPINFITVASPHLGSRGNKQVPFLFGVTAFEKAAGLVVHWIFKRTGRHLFLNEDEGKTPLLRRMVEDDGELHFMSALGSFKRRVAYSNVGYDHIVGWRTSSIRRNTELPKWEDSLNEKYPHIVYEEHCKACDSEQSESVVKEDDCFDKLEEELVTGLSRVSWEKVDVSFHSSRLRFAAHSVIQVKDQYMHAEGADVIQHMIDNFLL; from the exons ATGGAGAACGGAGAAGTAGACAACAGAGGAGTTAGCTCGTCGGAAACCGTCAACGGCGGCGAAGATGTATTTAGTTCTAAAGAATCCGATGCTTCCACCGCCGATCATCTTGTTATGATGGTCCACGGTATTCTCGGAAG TGCCTCGGACTGGAAGTTTGGTGCTGAGCAGTTTGTTCGGAATCTTCCTGACAAAGTTTTTGTTCATT GCAGTGAACGCAATATGGCTAAACTAACATTGGATGGAGTGGATGTAATGGGCGAGCGGTTGGCTGAGGAG GTTCTTGAAGTGATCAAAAGAAAGCCAGGTTTGAAGAAAATTTCTTTTGTTGCACATTCTGTTGGAGGAGTAGTGGCAAGATATGCAATTGGGAAATTATATAGACCTCCAAGAATGGAGAATGTGAAGAAGTTCTCAGCCGATGCCAGTGAAGAAGGGTCAAAGGGCACAATAGCGGACCTGGAACCAATAAATTTTATCACTGTCGCATCACCTCATCTGGGTTCAAGGGGTAACAAGCAg GTGCCATTTCTTTTTGGTGTAACTGCCTTTGAGAAAGCTGCCGGTCTTGTTGTTCATTGGATATTCAAGAGAACTGGTCGACACCTTTTTCTTAATGAAGATGAAGGAAAGACTCCATTACTGAGGCGGATGGTGGAAGATGATGGTGAATTACACTTTAT GTCTGCGTTGGGTTCATTCAAGCGAAGGGTCGCATATTCAAATGTTGGTTATGATC ATATTGTAGGTTGGAGAACATCATCAATTAGACGTAATACTGAACTGCCCAAG TGGGAGGACTCCTTAAATGAAAAGTATCCTCACATTGTGTATGAAGAACATTGCAAGGCGTGCGATAGTGAGCAGAGTGAATCTGTTGTAAAGGAAGATGATTGTTTTGACAAGCTAGAAG AGGAATTGGTGACTGGTTTGTCTCGGGTGTCTTGGGAGAAAGTAGATGTCAGCTTTCACAGCAGCAGGCTCAGATTTGCTGCACATAGTGTTATTCAG GTGAAAGATCAATACATGCATGCAGAAGGTGCTGATGTTATACAACATATGATAGATAATTTTCTTCTATAG
- the LOC104086234 gene encoding lipid droplet phospholipase 1-like isoform X5 encodes MENGEVDNRGVSSSETVNGGEDVFSSKESDASTADHLVMMVHGILGSASDWKFGAEQFVRNLPDKVFVHCSERNMAKLTLDGVDVMGERLAEEVLEVIKRKPGLKKISFVAHSVGGVVARYAIGKLYRPPRMENVKKFSADASEEGSKGTIADLEPINFITVASPHLGSRGNKQVPFLFGVTAFEKAAGLVVHWIFKRTGRHLFLNEDEGKTPLLRRMVEDDGELHFMSALGSFKRRVAYSNVGYDHIVGWRTSSIRRNTELPKWEDSLNEKYPHIVYEEHCKACDSEQSESVVKEDDCFDKLEEELVTGLSRVSWEKVDVSFHSSRLRFAAHSVIQFGTKRCLIGD; translated from the exons ATGGAGAACGGAGAAGTAGACAACAGAGGAGTTAGCTCGTCGGAAACCGTCAACGGCGGCGAAGATGTATTTAGTTCTAAAGAATCCGATGCTTCCACCGCCGATCATCTTGTTATGATGGTCCACGGTATTCTCGGAAG TGCCTCGGACTGGAAGTTTGGTGCTGAGCAGTTTGTTCGGAATCTTCCTGACAAAGTTTTTGTTCATT GCAGTGAACGCAATATGGCTAAACTAACATTGGATGGAGTGGATGTAATGGGCGAGCGGTTGGCTGAGGAG GTTCTTGAAGTGATCAAAAGAAAGCCAGGTTTGAAGAAAATTTCTTTTGTTGCACATTCTGTTGGAGGAGTAGTGGCAAGATATGCAATTGGGAAATTATATAGACCTCCAAGAATGGAGAATGTGAAGAAGTTCTCAGCCGATGCCAGTGAAGAAGGGTCAAAGGGCACAATAGCGGACCTGGAACCAATAAATTTTATCACTGTCGCATCACCTCATCTGGGTTCAAGGGGTAACAAGCAg GTGCCATTTCTTTTTGGTGTAACTGCCTTTGAGAAAGCTGCCGGTCTTGTTGTTCATTGGATATTCAAGAGAACTGGTCGACACCTTTTTCTTAATGAAGATGAAGGAAAGACTCCATTACTGAGGCGGATGGTGGAAGATGATGGTGAATTACACTTTAT GTCTGCGTTGGGTTCATTCAAGCGAAGGGTCGCATATTCAAATGTTGGTTATGATC ATATTGTAGGTTGGAGAACATCATCAATTAGACGTAATACTGAACTGCCCAAG TGGGAGGACTCCTTAAATGAAAAGTATCCTCACATTGTGTATGAAGAACATTGCAAGGCGTGCGATAGTGAGCAGAGTGAATCTGTTGTAAAGGAAGATGATTGTTTTGACAAGCTAGAAG AGGAATTGGTGACTGGTTTGTCTCGGGTGTCTTGGGAGAAAGTAGATGTCAGCTTTCACAGCAGCAGGCTCAGATTTGCTGCACATAGTGTTATTCAG TTTGGGACAAAGAGGTGTTTGATTGGTGACTGA
- the LOC104086234 gene encoding lipid droplet phospholipase 1-like isoform X4: MENGEVDNRGVSSSETVNGGEDVFSSKESDASTADHLVMMVHGILGSASDWKFGAEQFVRNLPDKVFVHCSERNMAKLTLDGVDVMGERLAEEVLEVIKRKPGLKKISFVAHSVGGVVARYAIGKLYRPPRMENVKKFSADASEEGSKGTIADLEPINFITVASPHLGSRGNKQVPFLFGVTAFEKAAGLVVHWIFKRTGRHLFLNEDEGKTPLLRRMVEDDGELHFMSALGSFKRRVAYSNVGYDHIVGWRTSSIRRNTELPKWEDSLNEKYPHIVYEEHCKACDSEQSESVVKEDDCFDKLEEELVTGLSRVSWEKVDVSFHSSRLRFAAHSVIQETLFVHHIMSMRAELL; the protein is encoded by the exons ATGGAGAACGGAGAAGTAGACAACAGAGGAGTTAGCTCGTCGGAAACCGTCAACGGCGGCGAAGATGTATTTAGTTCTAAAGAATCCGATGCTTCCACCGCCGATCATCTTGTTATGATGGTCCACGGTATTCTCGGAAG TGCCTCGGACTGGAAGTTTGGTGCTGAGCAGTTTGTTCGGAATCTTCCTGACAAAGTTTTTGTTCATT GCAGTGAACGCAATATGGCTAAACTAACATTGGATGGAGTGGATGTAATGGGCGAGCGGTTGGCTGAGGAG GTTCTTGAAGTGATCAAAAGAAAGCCAGGTTTGAAGAAAATTTCTTTTGTTGCACATTCTGTTGGAGGAGTAGTGGCAAGATATGCAATTGGGAAATTATATAGACCTCCAAGAATGGAGAATGTGAAGAAGTTCTCAGCCGATGCCAGTGAAGAAGGGTCAAAGGGCACAATAGCGGACCTGGAACCAATAAATTTTATCACTGTCGCATCACCTCATCTGGGTTCAAGGGGTAACAAGCAg GTGCCATTTCTTTTTGGTGTAACTGCCTTTGAGAAAGCTGCCGGTCTTGTTGTTCATTGGATATTCAAGAGAACTGGTCGACACCTTTTTCTTAATGAAGATGAAGGAAAGACTCCATTACTGAGGCGGATGGTGGAAGATGATGGTGAATTACACTTTAT GTCTGCGTTGGGTTCATTCAAGCGAAGGGTCGCATATTCAAATGTTGGTTATGATC ATATTGTAGGTTGGAGAACATCATCAATTAGACGTAATACTGAACTGCCCAAG TGGGAGGACTCCTTAAATGAAAAGTATCCTCACATTGTGTATGAAGAACATTGCAAGGCGTGCGATAGTGAGCAGAGTGAATCTGTTGTAAAGGAAGATGATTGTTTTGACAAGCTAGAAG AGGAATTGGTGACTGGTTTGTCTCGGGTGTCTTGGGAGAAAGTAGATGTCAGCTTTCACAGCAGCAGGCTCAGATTTGCTGCACATAGTGTTATTCAG GAAACACTTTTTGTCCACCATATAATGTCGATGAGAGCTGAGCTGTTGTAA
- the LOC104086234 gene encoding lipid droplet phospholipase 1-like isoform X3, whose amino-acid sequence MENGEVDNRGVSSSETVNGGEDVFSSKESDASTADHLVMMVHGILGSASDWKFGAEQFVRNLPDKVFVHCSERNMAKLTLDGVDVMGERLAEEVLEVIKRKPGLKKISFVAHSVGGVVARYAIGKLYRPPRMENVKKFSADASEEGSKGTIADLEPINFITVASPHLGSRGNKQVPFLFGVTAFEKAAGLVVHWIFKRTGRHLFLNEDEGKTPLLRRMVEDDGELHFMSALGSFKRRVAYSNVGYDHIVGWRTSSIRRNTELPKWEDSLNEKYPHIVYEEHCKACDSEQSESVVKEDDCFDKLEEELVTGLSRVSWEKVDVSFHSSRLRFAAHSVIQVDASSGHIYKTKYTRCPAI is encoded by the exons ATGGAGAACGGAGAAGTAGACAACAGAGGAGTTAGCTCGTCGGAAACCGTCAACGGCGGCGAAGATGTATTTAGTTCTAAAGAATCCGATGCTTCCACCGCCGATCATCTTGTTATGATGGTCCACGGTATTCTCGGAAG TGCCTCGGACTGGAAGTTTGGTGCTGAGCAGTTTGTTCGGAATCTTCCTGACAAAGTTTTTGTTCATT GCAGTGAACGCAATATGGCTAAACTAACATTGGATGGAGTGGATGTAATGGGCGAGCGGTTGGCTGAGGAG GTTCTTGAAGTGATCAAAAGAAAGCCAGGTTTGAAGAAAATTTCTTTTGTTGCACATTCTGTTGGAGGAGTAGTGGCAAGATATGCAATTGGGAAATTATATAGACCTCCAAGAATGGAGAATGTGAAGAAGTTCTCAGCCGATGCCAGTGAAGAAGGGTCAAAGGGCACAATAGCGGACCTGGAACCAATAAATTTTATCACTGTCGCATCACCTCATCTGGGTTCAAGGGGTAACAAGCAg GTGCCATTTCTTTTTGGTGTAACTGCCTTTGAGAAAGCTGCCGGTCTTGTTGTTCATTGGATATTCAAGAGAACTGGTCGACACCTTTTTCTTAATGAAGATGAAGGAAAGACTCCATTACTGAGGCGGATGGTGGAAGATGATGGTGAATTACACTTTAT GTCTGCGTTGGGTTCATTCAAGCGAAGGGTCGCATATTCAAATGTTGGTTATGATC ATATTGTAGGTTGGAGAACATCATCAATTAGACGTAATACTGAACTGCCCAAG TGGGAGGACTCCTTAAATGAAAAGTATCCTCACATTGTGTATGAAGAACATTGCAAGGCGTGCGATAGTGAGCAGAGTGAATCTGTTGTAAAGGAAGATGATTGTTTTGACAAGCTAGAAG AGGAATTGGTGACTGGTTTGTCTCGGGTGTCTTGGGAGAAAGTAGATGTCAGCTTTCACAGCAGCAGGCTCAGATTTGCTGCACATAGTGTTATTCAG GTGGATGCTTCCAGTGGTCACATATACAAAACCAAATACACAAGGTGTCCTGCAATATAA